A window of Poecilia reticulata strain Guanapo linkage group LG7, Guppy_female_1.0+MT, whole genome shotgun sequence genomic DNA:
TCGATTTGACCTCCTGCTGCCAGAAGACGCAGGGTAATTTTCTTGGAAGAaaatatgcactactttgtaaaaaaaaaaaaaaaaagctatatgAAGCCATTTCACTTTAAACCATTTCTCTGTCTGATGTCAGCTTTTTAGAAggagatgaagatgaggatACGTGCATGATCTCACAGGAGGATATCGCTGATGCTGTGGACATTACATCTGGAGCAAAGGTACAAAGGCTTTACATGAACTACTACTCTAAAGACACTGCAGAAGTAAAGTTCTTTTTTATATGTAGAAGTTTGTAGTAGATAACCATAATTTGTTTATATACCATAACTCATCAAACCATTATGCTTGTTACGAAAAGACTATTTAACTTTAttcaataaagttaaataataggaaatgatttaataattgggtaaaatattagtaaacattttaaataataaattgccATCATGCCAAAATATactgtaaacattttagtttaagAGTCACTAGGGGGCACTGGAGAGCTTGACACTTCAATGGCAAAGAGactttttacacacaaacaaaacgcCTACAAAACCGAGTATCTGGTTTTAGTCACACAGTTAaaaaccagatatttgcatATTCTATATAAAAAAGCATAACCTTTTTATCTCACAGTCTGGTATTAAATTAAcctaaatgtttcctgttttaggtcagttctGTTTATCATTATTTCTCtgttaaatgtcaaaaagaCAAGTGAGTAATTTCTACtttcttcacattcagaaatgaACATGATTTAAGATTGCAGTgcatttaaagaattaaatttAGCCATATGAGaatataaagtgtttttatgcttcttcACAACTTTCAcactaattatttatttatttatttatttatttatttatttatttatttatttatttatttattttgaacacacagaaaagacagtcaagaaaaaagaaaacaaaataaaatagaatgaaacaaacgtaagaaataaaaatgtaaaacaaattattctgCCCATGTGCCATGCCCATTTGCATTGTACAGTACATTTTATTGCACCAAACCATATTTGCAAAAAGGATGATTCCTGctaactcttgttttttttttttgttttttttttaactctctttacagtattttaatcttaaactgTGTCAGTTTGGTCCATATCGCCTGGATTACAGCAGAACAGGGCGGTGAGTATGGACATGCATACTCGCTGTTGAGCTTATGATTTATGAGACATGATTTATGTTGCATGAACAGGTACAGTAACAAAAGAGCTGCTGACAATTTAGTTGTCAGCATGCAGGTATTTATGATTCATATTCACTTCTTTCCTTTCACTACCATGAGATTTTAAACTAAGCAACTCAGCATCTTTTTAGTTCACAAGCATACTAATCATGAAACACAGATGACGCCTGCTTTAAAAGCTCAAGCATGTTCGACtttgaaattttgtttgttgtatttgtcACCTCAAAGCTCTCACAAgagaaacaaatgtaatttacatttggaaaatgcttttttttttgcatataaaattaattatgattgGACTACTTGATTATGGTTGGCACActatactttatttaaaaatgctgagaaacatctggacaaaaaaatctttttttttttttttgaaaaatcaaatttagcatacttttttttttcagaaagctTTTTGGTTTCATGTTGGAATTTGAAAGTCATGATGCTTCCTTCGTCCTGATCGCGTCCCGATCAATGTTCATGGTGTcatgttgtttttgcttcagcCATCTGCTGCTGGGCGGACGGAGAGGCCATGTAGCTTGTGTAGACTGGCAGTCCAAGAAGCTCGTGTGTGAACTAAACGTCATGGAGTCTGTCAATGATGTCAAGTAAgtttaaagaaggaaaacaagaacatttgcACTGTGCACGAATATTCACATTGTGTGTTTCTGAGTCTTACAGAGTTTGGTCTGCACTTCCTTAGGTGGCTCCACACTGAACACATGTTTGCTGTGGCTCAGAAGAAGTGGCTCTACATCTACGACTCTAACGGGATAGAGCTGCACTGCATTCGTAAGTTTAACGACGTCTTACGAATGCAGTTCCTCCCGTACCACTTTCTCCTGGCTACAGCGGTGAGTTTAACCTCTTGCCCATCATTTATTTAAGCGTTATATGTTGGTCCTTGTCTGGATCAATGgagatttgtttttcctttttctattttctaaagGAAAAGTCTAATAAAGCTTCATAAATGtagtggatttatttttaatttgccagAGCAAACTTTTATCTTATAGCTGGCCTATTTTACTTCCTCTAACAGGTTATGAATGGTCTatagtagagatgtgccgatcaggttttttcctgccgataccgatcacccatgagggccgatcaccgataccgatcaccgacaCCAAtcacataataattattttttttaatttatcataaacactaccggttacattatgtggaaaaaggaaccatgaattcaccttaatttagacaaaaacttgtttttaataactttttccaataagaaaactaaacaaaacaggcattctgcaaattgtactgctatctgtAATAGCAGTAcaatctttaacagactgataacatatgaaggctctgaagaggctaaataatgcaaagagccaaaataaaacctctcaacattgccaaaaaaattcaagtgtaaaacttaacattcaaaggcaaatacaggttccattacaataaacaatccagagttactgaatgaaaacttcctgatagcattgcggctagctgattactgctagttctgagtggctgtttctgactgagcggagtaattatgcagaacagggaggagatcgattatttctttagagattatctgtcttatgttaggacagtgaaagttttaatacgtatgtaaaatgtattttttttaggttagatgctgcagctttaaacagaggttcggtgtgagagtcactaccaggtggagcagaagcgaagctccgtctgtgaaacattactacctgtagcgcgtagcagcggttcaacagcgagatcagaaccagcgtcttacatcgcagcttgaagacttaaataattttccaggttatttgtttagctttctgaccgtcatgctaatccgggtgagtgtttgtagctgtgcgctgctttacctgctttacctgctatctgatcctccatatgtcttttttactgcagtgagcctcaatgtagccaaactccatcaagtatggcattgtttttatgccatattagatttgtcgtgttgatgcattttgacctgcttcaccccatgtgcttcaattttccgccgcaacacgcaaacgtccccattcactcagtgcgttatagttccWCATYgcttaggatttgttgctgcgcgtttgcgcagtgtgaaggaaagaggagaccagctgcacaggcaggctgcgaaatgagatgcaggtgaccggtatcggcaacaagagccaatgatcagcgatcaccgatcatgcactttttcacaaagatcggccgattatgatcggtgaccgatcgatcggcacacctctagtctaggctatacaaaacatgtatGTCAATTTCTTTgctcaaaatcattcttaggtATTAGATATTTTGAGCCCcattcagaatgagctgttttagggcctcttgtcactttaaatccagatgtgctgctgctggccacgccccccaactcaacatttaaacTTGCACATGAAAATGACTACAAGGAGACGCACAATTATTCAAccttacatttttgaaaagcagaagttgatCTTCCTGTACAAACGACAAAAATGCAGccagtggtttctggatgattCTCCTGCATACATTGTACAacacatacagcagtaaaaccagctgactaaGCTTTGCAGacatcaaaaacattaactgaCTGGGATGGGGTTTTTGTAAgcactgtttttagaagcagctaaGACCCAActggaagtaaaaaaacaaaaacaaaaaaacatgcaaaacgtGAATTTTGTATACTACATCCAccctaaatatttacttatcaGGATTTAGGCTGTCACTAGAATAAAGGCaccaaagtaaaataaattgtgctttaaagtgtaactaacaCCCCTCTGAAAGCTAAGCGCTGACCTTGGCAAATTTTGGAAAATTCCAGCAAAGTGGGCGGAGCGAAGAGTCATGGCTGAGTTGATGACTTGACGGAGGATGTGAGTGTAGCTGTGATCAGGACTAAAGAAGCACTGTTTCAACTTATCCAatttgttgctatatttatgactttttttagtCTCCCCTTTCTCAAAAACAATCAGTGATAAGGCTATGCACACTAGAATgcttagaataaaaaaatcagcctgGAAATATATGAAGTTTTGTTCTAGAAAATGTGTAGGAACACTGTAAATTTCCACTTCATTCCATTAAGACAGTTTCCCAATCAAGGTCTAAACAAAGCCAGAGTTTTGAATATAATgttgaaaaaagtaatttgagtCCTTGAATTTTGACTGAAGAGTTTCATTAACTCAAATCAGGCAATTGTGGTCAGAAGTCTCCTTCTGACTTTTGAATGTGTACTTCATATGTTCATACAGGGATCTGCACGTGTTCTTTATGGCTTAAGCTGATTGGTTCTACCACTAAATGGTGTGGTTGAAGTTGAGCCACCATTTTTACATCCTTTATCCATCTTGAGGGTAGTTACAGAGCCACATGAACCATGAAAGGACAGCGGAGAAATAGGATTACAGAACAGTGACGTAGTGATACAGTATAAAACAAAGACCTCATCAGTAAAGTGACAGCAAAAGGATGAATGGTTGCCTTGAAATTCTGTCTCTTTAGGAACCTCCGACCCTTTTCTTCAGCACGTCATCACCACAGTCTTCCCCATAATGCTGTACATCCTTTAGGAACATTTTAGTTTGCATAAGCTCAACAAACGCTGTTCCACCAGGTGCTTGCAAATTGCTGCTGACAGTAGTCTGGTGGCGCTTTGTGGGGGAGGGGTGCTCTGTGGAGTGGGAGGTCAGATGAGGACTGAGAATAAGTGCTTCCTATCCACAAGCGTTTAGGCACACCCGAATAGCTGCCATGGGAGGCTCAAATCTTTATAAAACGTGCATGAAATGATTCAAAGCAACACTCTTGGTATGATGCAATAACATTACAACACGAAGcttaaaaaagttgattttgcacAATACCCGGCCCTCTCCCTCCTTACAAGTGCAGTACgtagtttttacaaaatatgtttcttacatatttaataaaactgccatgacagtatggtatgagacagataatctgtgggggaaaaaagccaaTCTCCTCCCAGTGCGACTTTTGTAGTCTACAAAAATGCACAACACCCGgtcaaaaacaatcaatcacagccaggaggagtgTGTTAGTTTTGTCAAACAACCTTGTGTACTCGCTTCTAAATTTGCTAATGGCGGAGACACAACTTacctttacagaaaaaaatcgTTTTTCCACCGTCATTGGTGGCCTTGCTAGCTAGCCTTAGTTTTTGTGGCTGGCTAaattgtggtgaaccagctaaAGCGTAAGCAGagagtaacttttataaaaatatgttttgagatatttgctaaaactgtcattatgcaGTGACAGTATCATATAagacggataatctgtgaaaaaaatctagctCCTCTGGGATCTCCCGGTGATAACTGCAGAAGTACAAACCttgatcagaaacaaccaatcagccaGGAGGAGGTTCTTAGCCCTGTCAATAATGCTTGTGTACTCACTACTCATACACCTCATATACACATTAGAGAAGAAACGGGTGTATCCATAGCAACACATGCAGAAAAATTAGAGCAAGCAACAATTAATTccagttaataaaaaaagatagcgctgtttttgtttttgtttttatttatttttttatatatataataattgaATTTCAATCTTCGGGCTAGACTCACATCAGATGTCAGAACGGAAGTCAAAGTTcttgtttgtgtgcacaaaGTTGCcgaataaaactgattttcaatACAGTGATTACAAGGGATATTCTGATTTGATGAGACATcggtctgtttttgtttaacttttgtcAAGATTggtgttttctgccacacacaaGAGAAGCAGGAGAGTGTGTTGTGCATGCAAGCACAGTGACAGTCGTTTGCGAGCACCAAGCATTCAGAGCAATCTGATTGGATAAAAGTTTGGGTGATAAAACGTCCTGCTGTGCTATTTTATGAGCAACCGAACTTCTTCGTCTTGGTAATTTTGTTTGCTCGTGCAACGATTTGAGATTGTGATAAAGGTGATGATAAGATTAATTTAACTGCTTTGTCACTGATAGCCAGAGTTGAGCGCAgctcaaaaatgtaattatagcGTCGCTGTGTCTGGGGCTGTGTCTGGCCAGATGTCTGGCTAGATGTCTGGCCAGATGGTTATCCAAATGGCCTGCTCCAAGTGGAGgtagaaatgttttctctgaacATGCAGCGTGTGAATTCATGCACTGTGGAGCTGCATGAATTCAGTAGATTCCTCACACTTGGCATCACTTATCATCGTGCCTTAGAACTTCTAAAGTGGCGTCAAATTACCAAGTCAAACTTCTTTGAAGTCATACTTGATATATACAGATAcatcatttttatgaaaaaaaaaaacaaaacaactgattgctaacatagttacttgattgtcctataaaatggcacaatacgtctttaaaatacataatactttGCCTTCAAGGTGATTCTTCAGATTAATTTTCTCATGCATCCCCTACCCATTATTATGCCAGAATTGGTCTCTAATGGATGTTCTTATTGGTTAGAACCCATTTATCCACAAATTATTCTAGTTTGTTCATTCTTGCCTGCAGAGTGCAACCAGCTTCCTGCAGTACTTGGATGTGTCCGTTGGAAAGGAGGTGGCAGCCATCTGCACCAAGACCGGCCGGCTTGATGTGATGTGCCAGAACCCTCACAACGCTGTCATCCACCTCGGCCACCCCAACGGCACAGTTACACTTTGGTCACCCAATCAGAAAGAAGCCCTGGTCAAAATGCTCTGTCACCAGGGTGGCGTCCGTTCAGTCACTGTGGATAAAACTGGCACGTGAGTCACGTGCAAGTTGTTTGATTTCTTGTcgaaaaaaattttaattaaagtttgtaAATGCTTGTAACAATACCTGCGATAGAAACGGCATTTAAATGCcttctttttgtgtttaatacTTGTTTATTCCTTCATCATTTATATTTGACAGCTCTCTTTAGAGAAAAAgaagtatttttgctttgcctTTATTGCTCCAACAATTTgtcaaatgtgaaaattgttcagcaacaacacacaaaaaaactaagatGACAGTTGAGTGctgtctggattttttttattacaccaTCAGTATGTTAATCTGCACTGTAATGTTGTAACTTTGCTTAGAGAGCAACCTTTCATGATGACTTTCGgggcttttttttgtgtcttccGGCAGATACATGATTACATCTGGaatggataaaaaaatgaaagtcttTGACATCCGAGCTTTCAAGCCTCTCAGGTCCTACTTCCTTCCTACTGGAGCTTCATGTTTGTCTCTGAGCCAGAGAGGACTGCTGTCTGCAGCCACAGGGGACATTGTTCAGGTGACTGTCTGCAAAGCTCTGCAGAGATAGCGGTCTGAGTGCAAGGAAATGGGCCTTCACTATCTTGATGTGGGTTGGAAACGGCAGCGTTTTAAGAAGTGGTCTGtgaaagctgcagtgtgtaatttttataaatgaaatgctttcaaatatttgtcaaaactgcCTCTGTGTTGTGACAGCATAGaagagacagatgatctgtgaataAATGTCGCTCCTTTGCCTCTTCAAAGTGCTCCTacaagcaaccaatcagagccaagagtagtttttttttctttattgatgctttgtaactgtttttacaggattaaaatctttttccaaACTGCtacaataatttcttaaaacaagaatttggtgcacaagtttgcatttttgtatGACTTTCTGTTCCACACCTGGTCAATATTATACACACCTCCTCTTTGTTTATACATCTCTTTACATGTTGCAGGATGTTATAGTAATGATTAATCTGCTGGGATAATTTTTACTAGATCTGAAGATTCCTCTTATCACAGTTGGTGGAGttggtttaaatatttctgtttcctgttggAGGAGTAGGATTATTTAGCAGGATGTTTTCAGAActtgaattttcttttgttttaggaaGTAATCTATAAATCCTTCCAGTGAATGTTGGTAACTTTTTTTAGTCTCTCCCTCCAGGTTTACAGGGATGTTTGGAGCACACCAGTCACTAAACCCTACATGGCTCACCGGGTGCGAGGTTCAGTTTGGGGACTTGGCTATTGTCCCTTTGAGGATGTCCTCGGAGTTGGACATGGAGAGGGTTTCACCAGCATGCTCGTACCAGGTCAGCTGATCTTTGTAGCTTTCAGTTCAACATAACCTCTGCGGTGTTTGAGCTTTTATGCACAAACACCCTAAAGGCCTCAGGaagtattaaaacatttgaccaGAAAGCTT
This region includes:
- the wdr46 gene encoding WD repeat-containing protein 46, giving the protein MASPGEADANVSHVEKKKKRPVRYWQGAQGKTKDDNKTEGQPEQQKRQQTPIKKKRKRDEQPDGGKKVISGKSDPFHGPAPIPKHKLEKFKRKGKIQGKIQKPHQHHYKLKDIITRSEEASEMAQKQAARFDLLLPEDAGFLEGDEDEDTCMISQEDIADAVDITSGAKYFNLKLCQFGPYRLDYSRTGRHLLLGGRRGHVACVDWQSKKLVCELNVMESVNDVKWLHTEHMFAVAQKKWLYIYDSNGIELHCIRKFNDVLRMQFLPYHFLLATASATSFLQYLDVSVGKEVAAICTKTGRLDVMCQNPHNAVIHLGHPNGTVTLWSPNQKEALVKMLCHQGGVRSVTVDKTGTYMITSGMDKKMKVFDIRAFKPLRSYFLPTGASCLSLSQRGLLSAATGDIVQVYRDVWSTPVTKPYMAHRVRGSVWGLGYCPFEDVLGVGHGEGFTSMLVPGAGEPNFDGLDANPYRSAKQRQEWEVKALLEKIQPELITLDPSELGHVDRATFEQRHQDRVEALGFDPLGKEKFVPKHKKKGRSSAAGIERRKRKVAHEDQRDVIRQTVEDRMKLEEERNRMKEKKAALSGKRSALDRFKK